One genomic region from Rattus norvegicus strain BN/NHsdMcwi chromosome 10, GRCr8, whole genome shotgun sequence encodes:
- the Tmem238l gene encoding transmembrane protein 238-like has product MLLGRPCTRCHLGRCVFFLIVALLVDAVGLVLLLLGIFAPLNYWDFFVYTGALILALSLLFWLAWYSFNIEVPLEKLDF; this is encoded by the coding sequence ATGCTCCTGGGTAGACCTTGTACAAGATGCCATCTCGGGCGCTGTGTATTTTTCCTCATTGTGGCTCTTTTGGTCGACGCTGTGGGCCTGGTCCTTTTGCTGCTGGGAATCTTTGCTCCACTAAACTACTGGGACTTCTTTGTCTACACGGGAGCTCTGATCCTAGCCCTGAGCCTACTGTTCTGGCTTGCCTGGTATTCCTTCAATATCGAGGTCCCTCTTGAAAAGCTGGACTTTTAG